AGATCGATCAGTCGTCGTCGGAATCAATCCGACTCGATCAGTCGTCGTCGGAATCAATCCGACTCGATCAGTCGTCGTCGGATGAGATCGGATCCGACTTCTCCTCACTGAATCCTTCTGAGGCTTCCATGCGGGCCTTCGCTTCCGGATCGAACTCGGCTTCGATCTCCTGGTAGCGGCTGACGAACGAGAGTTCGTGGTGGCTCTCTGTTTCGTGCCCGAGATACCGGTCTTCGAGATCGAACTGGGCCTGTTCGTCGTTTTCGGCGATGTTGGCGTAGTCCTCGTAGGCGGAGTGAGCGCCCGAGTGCAGTCCGTACAGCGTGATGAAGATGTATTTGTACCCCAGATCGCCAAGTTCTTCGAACGTGAGCGGGTCTTCCTCTTCGGACCACGCGAAACTCGACGAGTAGTTGAAGGCGAGCTTCAGATCGGGATGGGTCTCGTGGATGGTCTCGGCGTAGTTGACGGCGTCTTCCCGCGAGGGGTCGGGCATCTCCGGCCAAACGAGATCCACGCCCGCATCGGCGTACAGTCGACCACGAGCGAGATGCTCGTCCCAGTCGCCGTTTGCCGATCCGTACGCGTCTGTCCGCGCGATGATGACCGTATCATCCGATTGCTTTGCGTCGACTGCTGCGGAAAACCGGGATTCGGCCTGTTCGCGAGAGACGATCTGCTTGCCAGCGATGTGGCCACACCGCTTGGGCGTGGTCTGGTCCTCGATGTGAACCGCCGCGACGCCAGCCTTCTCGTACTCCCGCACTGCTCGGCGGACGTTGTGAACACCACCGTACCCCGTATCACAGTCCGCGATAACCGGCAGGTTCGTCGCCTCCACCATGCGCTTTGCGTTCTCGACCATCTCCGTCATGGTCACCATTTCCAGATCCGGGAATCCGAACTGACCCAGCACGGTCGAGTAGCCGCTCATGTACGCCGCGTCCAACCCGGCCATCTCCGCGAGCCGGGCATCGAGCGCGTGGTACATTCCCGGTGCGAACACGAAGTCTTGCGAATCGAGGAGTTCGCGGAACTCCCGGGCGGCGCTGTTGTCCACGTCACGAATGCTTGCCTCTCTGTCGTTGACGAGCTGTTCGACCTTGTCTTCCTCTGTGTCGTTGGTCATGGTTGTTGTATGTCCTCCCCGCCGAGCCGATGAGACCGTATCAACGGGGATCGCTGGTTGCTTCTGTGCGTTTGTCGATGTCCTTGCCGCAGTAAAAACTGTTATGATTTATAATGATAATATTCTTTAATCGGTTTACAGGGTGTAAATGGTGGGGATGGATTAAAGGGAGTGAGAATAACTAGCACATCTAGACCACTGGATTCATTGGATGTTCCTTCGGCGTTTGGCACGTGACAGCGATCAATACGTAATGTTCCGAAATTATCTAAATATTAACTGATTAGATCATAACAGCTATGTATTCATTTCCGTTGGTTAGGATATGGAAACGCGACGACTGTCGGTACTGAGCCTTATCTTCATAGTTGGATTGGCTGGCTGTTCGGGGATGGCCCCGTTTGGAGAATCCGAAAACGTGACGGATACCCACGATCTTTCCTATCCTGACGGCTACAACGAATCAGGTATCACCGACCCAGAGACAGCAGTCAATCAGCATAAATCGGTCCTCAGGGACTCTGAGAGCCTCACACTAAAACTGAACGCCACTGCTCAGTTTTCGGTTCTTAATGGATCACTTCGATTCCACGCAGAACAGAACACCACTAGCGAACGAGGGATGTTGTCAATGGCCGGCATGGTGGAAAATAACACATTCATGGAAGAATCGGAATATAACTCTAATGGGACAACATATGTTATGAACAAAACAGAAGAAGAACCCGTCCAATACGAGGCGTATCAGGAGTCGTTCGGTAGTCAGCCCACCTTTGACGAAGGCTATGTGTCGGAGTGGCTCACAAACGCGACGGTTGGAGAGCCGACCCAGATCACCCACAACGGCGAACAGGTGTTCCGATACGAAGTGACTGACGCTGCAGCCGCTGAGCCGTTTGGTCTGGACATTGATGATAATATAACGCTGAACGATCTCAACGGAACGATGCTCGTGGATGAGAACGGTATCGTCCGGTCGTTCTCTTACACGATGAACTACACCACAGCTGATGGAACTGACAAGATGCTATCTGCTGACTACCGAATATCTGACCTCAATGCGACTACCGTCGAGGAACCAGACTGGGTTGAAACCGCAAAAGAGCAAGTTTGAACACTCAGTGATCGGAGCTGACTCGAAACGGTATTGCAAATAATAACGATCATATATCCATTCCTGATGATTGAACGTATGAAAACGCGGCAGTGGTCAATGGTGTGTCTGGTGGTCATCGTCGGATTGGCAGGCTGTTCGGGATTGTTTCCGTCCGACGGAAAGCAGTC
The sequence above is drawn from the Halocatena salina genome and encodes:
- the aceA gene encoding isocitrate lyase/PEP mutase family protein; this encodes MTNDTEEDKVEQLVNDREASIRDVDNSAAREFRELLDSQDFVFAPGMYHALDARLAEMAGLDAAYMSGYSTVLGQFGFPDLEMVTMTEMVENAKRMVEATNLPVIADCDTGYGGVHNVRRAVREYEKAGVAAVHIEDQTTPKRCGHIAGKQIVSREQAESRFSAAVDAKQSDDTVIIARTDAYGSANGDWDEHLARGRLYADAGVDLVWPEMPDPSREDAVNYAETIHETHPDLKLAFNYSSSFAWSEEEDPLTFEELGDLGYKYIFITLYGLHSGAHSAYEDYANIAENDEQAQFDLEDRYLGHETESHHELSFVSRYQEIEAEFDPEAKARMEASEGFSEEKSDPISSDDD
- a CDS encoding DUF7537 family lipoprotein, with translation METRRLSVLSLIFIVGLAGCSGMAPFGESENVTDTHDLSYPDGYNESGITDPETAVNQHKSVLRDSESLTLKLNATAQFSVLNGSLRFHAEQNTTSERGMLSMAGMVENNTFMEESEYNSNGTTYVMNKTEEEPVQYEAYQESFGSQPTFDEGYVSEWLTNATVGEPTQITHNGEQVFRYEVTDAAAAEPFGLDIDDNITLNDLNGTMLVDENGIVRSFSYTMNYTTADGTDKMLSADYRISDLNATTVEEPDWVETAKEQV